One region of Cygnus atratus isolate AKBS03 ecotype Queensland, Australia chromosome 25, CAtr_DNAZoo_HiC_assembly, whole genome shotgun sequence genomic DNA includes:
- the GPATCH8 gene encoding G patch domain-containing protein 8 isoform X2, translating into MGMGRMEMELDYAEDATERRRVLEVEKEDTEELRQKYKDYVDKEKAIAKALEDLRANFYCELCDKQYQKHQEFDNHINSYDHAHKQRLKDLKQREFARNVSSRSRKDERKQEKALRRLHELAEQRRQPECAPGSGPMFRTTTVAVDEEGGDDDDSAANSGSFVQTMSGQASEMTMDRGFLNTGQVGGTLMPGQMPLQSAQAISFGIKSALGTPLQKIGVSFSFAKKTPVKLETIASVFKDHVEESSSADGGKADERGSSDAGSLQKSGEGESTNNSDGKTEEDDQHDKDSGSLATTLSKLKKMRREDGPMAVEPEYYHYIPPAHCKVKPNFQFLLFMKSTEQMEAENVNKKNTHEVKKGNSPKPKPGKHAEKAAESTVQQKEQSTTETTAQQSKTELKEVPENASMQEGKHLTESNLPEPDTTKEVTQPVPSSKDGTEGPKHPTGPFFPVLSKDESTTLQWPSELLIFTKAEPSVSYSCNPLYFDFKLSRNKDAKGKGAEKSKDPGDLCKENVQTPESGEISKPKEAESIANSSAGKMESKSLSACGSQSKQESNLANMSKVEGDDSSKNVTGKNKSGKSHKHKKKKKHKKSSKHKRKHKEEPDEKSRKTDLGEEKPKKRKKHRHKKLKSSLSTESERALKTELSEDCSHFQKKKRCSQELQRKSLSAEEGSSCKKEDSGNSCQEHGSKKHKADLQQLPAARRRCAGPSLGRSGHRSRQSSGDYDSDEGSHRKHSRQKSPSQYSDDYDSGSDHSRSRSRSGRRHSSRRSYSTSSDASSDQSRYSRRRSYSDDSYSDYSDRSRCHSKRSHDSEDDSDYNSSNHRSKRRKYSSSEDDYSSSRSRSRSRSRSRTHPRGRSRTRSRGRTRSSSCSRSRSKRRSRSVTGRSWKRSRSYSRDRSRSTRSHSQRSLSRKGSRGHESPEERRSGRRDFIRSKIYRSQSPHYFRTSRNEGALKKEDGKGEDLKGSGSLSQNSSSSSGTGRASEGDCSPEERNSVTAKLLLEKIQSRKVEKKPCVTDEMLAGANKVGIKLKDPPQGYFGPKLPPSLGNKPVLPLIGKLPTIRKPNAKRYEESGLERGEEQELSDSEDASQGVEETQLAGQSLLEEVVMVMQDKPLDEQKRDEPAVEMPSIPLEAPALPECFSSGDLVMQHNFLSDPSDGDALEPMDGGSQPVPVEAGMMPLVPDVEHFPGYVPQSGEPSIEGDREGGEDSSLAPLESQPITFTPEEMEKYSKLQQAAQQHIQQQLLAKQVKAFPASTALAPAAPALQPIHIQQPAAASATSITTVQHAILQHHAAAAAAAIGIHPHPHPQPLAQVHHIPQPHLTPISLSHLTHSIIPGHPATFLASHPIHIIPASAIHPGPFTFHPVPHALYPTLLAPRPAAAAAATALHLHPLLHPIFSGQDLQHPPSHGT; encoded by the exons ATGGGCATGGGGCGGATGGAGATGGAG cttgacTACGCCGAAGATGCCACTGAGCGGAGGCGTGTACTGGAGGTGGAGAAAGAAGACACCGAGGAGCTGAGGCAGAAATACAAG GATTACGTTGATAAAGAAAAGGCAATTGCCAAGGCTTTGGAAGACCTCAGAGCAAACTTCTACTGTGAACTCTGTGACAAGCAGTATCAAAAGCATCAAGAGTTTGACAACCACATAAACTCTTATGATCATGCTCACAAGCAG AGGTTGAAAGATCTCAAGCAAAGGGAATTTGCTCGCAACGTCTCCTCGAGATCGCGTAAAGATGAAAGGAAGCAAGAGAAAGCCCTCCGACGTCTTCATgaactggctgaacagagaaggCAGCCTGAATG CGCTCCTGGAAGCGGACCCATGTTCAGAACCACCACCGTGGCTGTGGATGAGGAAGGTGGAGATGATGACGATTCTGCAGCCAACAGCGGTTCTTTTGTCCAGACAATGTCTGGCCAAGCTTCAGAGATGACAATGGACAGAGGTTTCCTTAACACCGGACAAGTTGGTGGCACCCTTATGCCAGGCCAAATGCCCCTCCAGTCAGCACAAGCAATCAGTTTTGGCATTAAGAGCGCTTTGGGAACTCCGCTGCAAAAGATAGGTGTGTCATTTTCATTTGCCAAGAAGACTCCAGTGAAGCTTGAGACCATCGCTTCTGTTTTCAAGGACCACGTGGAAGAATCGAGTTCTGCAGATGGAGGAAAAGCTGATGAGAGAGGGTCCTCAGATGCAGGAAGTCTGCAGAAGTCTGGTGAGGGTGAAAGCACAAATAATTCTGATGGCAAGACGGAGGAAGATGACCAGCATGACAAAGATAGCGGCTCTCTGGCCACTACGTTATCTAAACTAAAAAAGATGAGACGAGAAGATGGACCAATGGCAGTTGAACCAGAATACTATCATTATATTCCCCCAGCCCACTGTAAAGTAAAGCCTAATTTTCAATTCCTGCTTTTCATGAAGTCTACAGAACAAATGGAAgctgaaaatgtgaataaaaaaaacacacatgaagTCAAAAAGGGTAATTCTCCAAAACCCAAACCCGGCAAGCATGCAGAGAAGGCTGCTGAGAGCACAGTGCAGCAGAAGGAACAGAGTACTACTGAAACTACTGCTCAGCAGAGCAAAACGGAGCTAAAAGAAGTCCCAGAAAATGCAAGTATGCAGGAGGGCAAGCATCTTACAGAGAGCAACCTCCCAGAGCCAGACACTACTAAGGAAGTCACTCAGCCTGTCCCAAGCAGTAAAGATGGCACTGAAGGACCAAAACATCCAACAGgacctttttttccagttctgagtAAAGATGAGAGCACTACTCTCCAGTGGCCTTCAGAGCTGCTCATATTTACCAAAGCAGAACCTTCTGTTTCATACAGTTGTAATCCCCTGTATTTTGATTTCAAGCTGTCTCGCAACAAAGATGCTAAAGGCAAAGGGGCAGAGAAATCCAAGGATCCAGGAGacctttgtaaagaaaatgttcagaCTCCAGAATCTGGAGAGATAAGCAAACCCAAGGAGGCAGAAAGCATAGCTAACAGTTCTGCtgggaaaatggaaagtaaatCTCTGTCTGCCTGTGGCTCCCAGAGCAAGCAGGAGTCTAACTTGGCAAACATGAGTAAGGTAGAGGGAGATGACAGTAGTAAAAATGTAACTGGTAAGAATAAATCTGGAAAATCCcataaacataaaaagaaaaagaagcacaaaaagtCCAGCAAACACAAACGTAAACACAAGGAAGAACCTGACGAGAAGAGCCGAAAAACTGACCTGGGGGAAGAGAAACCCAAGAAACggaaaaaacacagacacaaaaaactCAAATCTTCTCTTTCTACTGAATCAGAACGGGCACTGAAAACTGAACTGTCTGAAGACTGTAGccatttccagaagaaaaagcgGTGCTCTCAGGAGTTGCAGAGGAAGTCTCTGTCTGCTGAAGAGGGAAGTAGCTGTAAGAAAGAGGACAGTGGTAACTCCTGCCAAGAGCATGGCAGCAAGAAACACAAGGCtgacctgcagcagctgccggCCGCCAGGAGGCGGTGTGCTGGCCCCTCTCTGGGCAGGTCTGGCCACAGGAGCCGGCAGAGCAGCGGGGATTACGACAGCGACGAGGGCTCCCACAGGAAGCACTCCCGGCAGAAATCTCCCTCGCAGTACAGCGATGACTACGACTCCGGCAGCGACCACTCCAGGAGCCGCTCCAGGTCAGGGCGGAGGCACTCATCTCGACGGTCCTACTCCACCAGTTCCGATGCTTCTTCAGACCAGAGCAGGTACAGCCGCCGGAGGAGTTACTCGGATGACAGCTACAGTGACTACAGCGACCGGTCGAGGTGCCACTCAAAGAGGTCCCACGACTCGGAGGATGACTCTGACTACAACAGCTCAAATCACAGATCAAAGCGGCGCAAGTACTCCTCTTCTGAAGACGACTACAGCTCGAGTCGGAGCAGGTCAAGGAGTCGAAGCAGGAGCCGAACCCACCCTCGAGGAAGGTCAAGAACACGGAGTCGGGGCAGGACACGAAGCAGCAGCTGTAGCCGCAGTCGAAGCAAGAGGAGAAGCCGAAGCGTGACAGGTCGCAGCTGGAAACGAAGTCGCAGCTACAGCCGGGATCGCAGCCGCAGTACGAGAAGCCACTCGCAGAGGTCGCTCTCGCGAAAGGGCTCTCGAGGCCATGAGAGCCCTGAAGAGAGGCGGTCAGGGAGAAGAGACTTCATCAGGTCCAAAATCTATCGCTCGCAGTCTCCTCACTACTTCCGAACAAGCAGAAATGAAGGAGCTCTGAAGAAGGAGGACGGCAAAGGCGAGGATCTCAAAGGGTCTGGCTCTCTCtcccagaacagcagcagcagctctggcactgGGAGGGCCTCAGAAGGTGACTGCAGTCCAGAAGAGAGAAACTCCGTGACTGCGAAACTTCTCCTGGAAAAGATCCAGTCCAGGAAGGTTGAGAAGAAGCCCTGTGTTACTGATGAAATGCTAGCAGGGGCAAACAAGGTGGGCATAAAGCTCAAAGACCCTCCACAGGGCTACTTTGGCCCCAAGCTTCCTCCTTCATTAGGCAACAAACCAGTTCTCCCTTTAATTGGGAAATTGCCAACCATCCGAAAACCAAATGCAAAAAGATATGAAGAGTCTGGCTTAGAGAGGGGCGAAGAGCAAGAGCTATCGGACTCTGAGGATGCTTCCCAAGGCGTGGAGGAGACTCAGTTGGCCGGCCAGTCTCTCCTGGAAGAAGTGGTAATGGTTATGCAGGACAAACCTCTGGATGAGCAGAAACGCGACGAACCTGCTGTGGAGATGCCGTCCATTCCCCTCGAAGCACCAGCGCTGCCCGAGTGCTTTAGTTCTGGGGACCTGGTCATGCAGCACAACTTCCTCTCGGACCCAAGCGATGGTGACGCCTTGGAACCCATGGATGGGGGCAGCCAGCCTGTCCCTGTGGAAGCCGGTATGATGCCCTTGGTCCCTGATGTGGAGCATTTTCCTGGCTATGTGCCTCAGAGCGGGGAGCCGAGCATCGAAGGAGACCgagaaggaggagaagactCCTCTCTGGCACCACTCGAGAGCCAGCCCATCACTTTTACACCCGAAGAGATGGAGAAGTACAGCaaactgcagcaggctgctcagcagcacatccagcagcagctcctcgcAAAGCAGGTCAAGGCCTTTCCTGCCTCCACCGCGCTGGCGCCAGCAgcgcctgccctgcagcccatCCACATCCAGCAGCCGGCGGCGGCATCCGCGACCTCCATCACCACCGTGCAGCACGCCATACTGCAGCACCACGCTGCCGCAGCAGCCGCCGCCATCGGcatccacccccacccccatccccagcctctTGCTCAGGTTCATCATATACCCCAGCCCCACTTGACGCCCATCTCGTTATCCCACCTGACCCACTCGATTATTCCGGGGCACCCCGCTACGTTTCTAGCCAGCCACCCCATCCACATCATTCCGGCATCAGCCATCCATCCGGGCCCCTTTACTTTTCACCCGGTTCCTCATGCTCTTTACCCGACCCTTCTTGCCCCAAGAcccgctgctgctgcggctgctACAGCGTTACATCTTCACCCCTTGCTGCACCCCATTTTCTCAGGTCAGGACTTGCAGCACCCCCCGAGTCACGGCACATGA
- the GPATCH8 gene encoding G patch domain-containing protein 8 isoform X1, whose translation MADRFSRFNEDRDFQGNHFDQYEEGHLEIEQASLDKPIESDNIGHRLLQKHGWKLGQGLGKSLQGRTDPIPIVVKYDVMGMGRMEMELDYAEDATERRRVLEVEKEDTEELRQKYKDYVDKEKAIAKALEDLRANFYCELCDKQYQKHQEFDNHINSYDHAHKQRLKDLKQREFARNVSSRSRKDERKQEKALRRLHELAEQRRQPECAPGSGPMFRTTTVAVDEEGGDDDDSAANSGSFVQTMSGQASEMTMDRGFLNTGQVGGTLMPGQMPLQSAQAISFGIKSALGTPLQKIGVSFSFAKKTPVKLETIASVFKDHVEESSSADGGKADERGSSDAGSLQKSGEGESTNNSDGKTEEDDQHDKDSGSLATTLSKLKKMRREDGPMAVEPEYYHYIPPAHCKVKPNFQFLLFMKSTEQMEAENVNKKNTHEVKKGNSPKPKPGKHAEKAAESTVQQKEQSTTETTAQQSKTELKEVPENASMQEGKHLTESNLPEPDTTKEVTQPVPSSKDGTEGPKHPTGPFFPVLSKDESTTLQWPSELLIFTKAEPSVSYSCNPLYFDFKLSRNKDAKGKGAEKSKDPGDLCKENVQTPESGEISKPKEAESIANSSAGKMESKSLSACGSQSKQESNLANMSKVEGDDSSKNVTGKNKSGKSHKHKKKKKHKKSSKHKRKHKEEPDEKSRKTDLGEEKPKKRKKHRHKKLKSSLSTESERALKTELSEDCSHFQKKKRCSQELQRKSLSAEEGSSCKKEDSGNSCQEHGSKKHKADLQQLPAARRRCAGPSLGRSGHRSRQSSGDYDSDEGSHRKHSRQKSPSQYSDDYDSGSDHSRSRSRSGRRHSSRRSYSTSSDASSDQSRYSRRRSYSDDSYSDYSDRSRCHSKRSHDSEDDSDYNSSNHRSKRRKYSSSEDDYSSSRSRSRSRSRSRTHPRGRSRTRSRGRTRSSSCSRSRSKRRSRSVTGRSWKRSRSYSRDRSRSTRSHSQRSLSRKGSRGHESPEERRSGRRDFIRSKIYRSQSPHYFRTSRNEGALKKEDGKGEDLKGSGSLSQNSSSSSGTGRASEGDCSPEERNSVTAKLLLEKIQSRKVEKKPCVTDEMLAGANKVGIKLKDPPQGYFGPKLPPSLGNKPVLPLIGKLPTIRKPNAKRYEESGLERGEEQELSDSEDASQGVEETQLAGQSLLEEVVMVMQDKPLDEQKRDEPAVEMPSIPLEAPALPECFSSGDLVMQHNFLSDPSDGDALEPMDGGSQPVPVEAGMMPLVPDVEHFPGYVPQSGEPSIEGDREGGEDSSLAPLESQPITFTPEEMEKYSKLQQAAQQHIQQQLLAKQVKAFPASTALAPAAPALQPIHIQQPAAASATSITTVQHAILQHHAAAAAAAIGIHPHPHPQPLAQVHHIPQPHLTPISLSHLTHSIIPGHPATFLASHPIHIIPASAIHPGPFTFHPVPHALYPTLLAPRPAAAAAATALHLHPLLHPIFSGQDLQHPPSHGT comes from the exons GGAGGACGGATCCCATCCCGATTGTCGTCAAGTACGATGTCATGGGCATGGGGCGGATGGAGATGGAG cttgacTACGCCGAAGATGCCACTGAGCGGAGGCGTGTACTGGAGGTGGAGAAAGAAGACACCGAGGAGCTGAGGCAGAAATACAAG GATTACGTTGATAAAGAAAAGGCAATTGCCAAGGCTTTGGAAGACCTCAGAGCAAACTTCTACTGTGAACTCTGTGACAAGCAGTATCAAAAGCATCAAGAGTTTGACAACCACATAAACTCTTATGATCATGCTCACAAGCAG AGGTTGAAAGATCTCAAGCAAAGGGAATTTGCTCGCAACGTCTCCTCGAGATCGCGTAAAGATGAAAGGAAGCAAGAGAAAGCCCTCCGACGTCTTCATgaactggctgaacagagaaggCAGCCTGAATG CGCTCCTGGAAGCGGACCCATGTTCAGAACCACCACCGTGGCTGTGGATGAGGAAGGTGGAGATGATGACGATTCTGCAGCCAACAGCGGTTCTTTTGTCCAGACAATGTCTGGCCAAGCTTCAGAGATGACAATGGACAGAGGTTTCCTTAACACCGGACAAGTTGGTGGCACCCTTATGCCAGGCCAAATGCCCCTCCAGTCAGCACAAGCAATCAGTTTTGGCATTAAGAGCGCTTTGGGAACTCCGCTGCAAAAGATAGGTGTGTCATTTTCATTTGCCAAGAAGACTCCAGTGAAGCTTGAGACCATCGCTTCTGTTTTCAAGGACCACGTGGAAGAATCGAGTTCTGCAGATGGAGGAAAAGCTGATGAGAGAGGGTCCTCAGATGCAGGAAGTCTGCAGAAGTCTGGTGAGGGTGAAAGCACAAATAATTCTGATGGCAAGACGGAGGAAGATGACCAGCATGACAAAGATAGCGGCTCTCTGGCCACTACGTTATCTAAACTAAAAAAGATGAGACGAGAAGATGGACCAATGGCAGTTGAACCAGAATACTATCATTATATTCCCCCAGCCCACTGTAAAGTAAAGCCTAATTTTCAATTCCTGCTTTTCATGAAGTCTACAGAACAAATGGAAgctgaaaatgtgaataaaaaaaacacacatgaagTCAAAAAGGGTAATTCTCCAAAACCCAAACCCGGCAAGCATGCAGAGAAGGCTGCTGAGAGCACAGTGCAGCAGAAGGAACAGAGTACTACTGAAACTACTGCTCAGCAGAGCAAAACGGAGCTAAAAGAAGTCCCAGAAAATGCAAGTATGCAGGAGGGCAAGCATCTTACAGAGAGCAACCTCCCAGAGCCAGACACTACTAAGGAAGTCACTCAGCCTGTCCCAAGCAGTAAAGATGGCACTGAAGGACCAAAACATCCAACAGgacctttttttccagttctgagtAAAGATGAGAGCACTACTCTCCAGTGGCCTTCAGAGCTGCTCATATTTACCAAAGCAGAACCTTCTGTTTCATACAGTTGTAATCCCCTGTATTTTGATTTCAAGCTGTCTCGCAACAAAGATGCTAAAGGCAAAGGGGCAGAGAAATCCAAGGATCCAGGAGacctttgtaaagaaaatgttcagaCTCCAGAATCTGGAGAGATAAGCAAACCCAAGGAGGCAGAAAGCATAGCTAACAGTTCTGCtgggaaaatggaaagtaaatCTCTGTCTGCCTGTGGCTCCCAGAGCAAGCAGGAGTCTAACTTGGCAAACATGAGTAAGGTAGAGGGAGATGACAGTAGTAAAAATGTAACTGGTAAGAATAAATCTGGAAAATCCcataaacataaaaagaaaaagaagcacaaaaagtCCAGCAAACACAAACGTAAACACAAGGAAGAACCTGACGAGAAGAGCCGAAAAACTGACCTGGGGGAAGAGAAACCCAAGAAACggaaaaaacacagacacaaaaaactCAAATCTTCTCTTTCTACTGAATCAGAACGGGCACTGAAAACTGAACTGTCTGAAGACTGTAGccatttccagaagaaaaagcgGTGCTCTCAGGAGTTGCAGAGGAAGTCTCTGTCTGCTGAAGAGGGAAGTAGCTGTAAGAAAGAGGACAGTGGTAACTCCTGCCAAGAGCATGGCAGCAAGAAACACAAGGCtgacctgcagcagctgccggCCGCCAGGAGGCGGTGTGCTGGCCCCTCTCTGGGCAGGTCTGGCCACAGGAGCCGGCAGAGCAGCGGGGATTACGACAGCGACGAGGGCTCCCACAGGAAGCACTCCCGGCAGAAATCTCCCTCGCAGTACAGCGATGACTACGACTCCGGCAGCGACCACTCCAGGAGCCGCTCCAGGTCAGGGCGGAGGCACTCATCTCGACGGTCCTACTCCACCAGTTCCGATGCTTCTTCAGACCAGAGCAGGTACAGCCGCCGGAGGAGTTACTCGGATGACAGCTACAGTGACTACAGCGACCGGTCGAGGTGCCACTCAAAGAGGTCCCACGACTCGGAGGATGACTCTGACTACAACAGCTCAAATCACAGATCAAAGCGGCGCAAGTACTCCTCTTCTGAAGACGACTACAGCTCGAGTCGGAGCAGGTCAAGGAGTCGAAGCAGGAGCCGAACCCACCCTCGAGGAAGGTCAAGAACACGGAGTCGGGGCAGGACACGAAGCAGCAGCTGTAGCCGCAGTCGAAGCAAGAGGAGAAGCCGAAGCGTGACAGGTCGCAGCTGGAAACGAAGTCGCAGCTACAGCCGGGATCGCAGCCGCAGTACGAGAAGCCACTCGCAGAGGTCGCTCTCGCGAAAGGGCTCTCGAGGCCATGAGAGCCCTGAAGAGAGGCGGTCAGGGAGAAGAGACTTCATCAGGTCCAAAATCTATCGCTCGCAGTCTCCTCACTACTTCCGAACAAGCAGAAATGAAGGAGCTCTGAAGAAGGAGGACGGCAAAGGCGAGGATCTCAAAGGGTCTGGCTCTCTCtcccagaacagcagcagcagctctggcactgGGAGGGCCTCAGAAGGTGACTGCAGTCCAGAAGAGAGAAACTCCGTGACTGCGAAACTTCTCCTGGAAAAGATCCAGTCCAGGAAGGTTGAGAAGAAGCCCTGTGTTACTGATGAAATGCTAGCAGGGGCAAACAAGGTGGGCATAAAGCTCAAAGACCCTCCACAGGGCTACTTTGGCCCCAAGCTTCCTCCTTCATTAGGCAACAAACCAGTTCTCCCTTTAATTGGGAAATTGCCAACCATCCGAAAACCAAATGCAAAAAGATATGAAGAGTCTGGCTTAGAGAGGGGCGAAGAGCAAGAGCTATCGGACTCTGAGGATGCTTCCCAAGGCGTGGAGGAGACTCAGTTGGCCGGCCAGTCTCTCCTGGAAGAAGTGGTAATGGTTATGCAGGACAAACCTCTGGATGAGCAGAAACGCGACGAACCTGCTGTGGAGATGCCGTCCATTCCCCTCGAAGCACCAGCGCTGCCCGAGTGCTTTAGTTCTGGGGACCTGGTCATGCAGCACAACTTCCTCTCGGACCCAAGCGATGGTGACGCCTTGGAACCCATGGATGGGGGCAGCCAGCCTGTCCCTGTGGAAGCCGGTATGATGCCCTTGGTCCCTGATGTGGAGCATTTTCCTGGCTATGTGCCTCAGAGCGGGGAGCCGAGCATCGAAGGAGACCgagaaggaggagaagactCCTCTCTGGCACCACTCGAGAGCCAGCCCATCACTTTTACACCCGAAGAGATGGAGAAGTACAGCaaactgcagcaggctgctcagcagcacatccagcagcagctcctcgcAAAGCAGGTCAAGGCCTTTCCTGCCTCCACCGCGCTGGCGCCAGCAgcgcctgccctgcagcccatCCACATCCAGCAGCCGGCGGCGGCATCCGCGACCTCCATCACCACCGTGCAGCACGCCATACTGCAGCACCACGCTGCCGCAGCAGCCGCCGCCATCGGcatccacccccacccccatccccagcctctTGCTCAGGTTCATCATATACCCCAGCCCCACTTGACGCCCATCTCGTTATCCCACCTGACCCACTCGATTATTCCGGGGCACCCCGCTACGTTTCTAGCCAGCCACCCCATCCACATCATTCCGGCATCAGCCATCCATCCGGGCCCCTTTACTTTTCACCCGGTTCCTCATGCTCTTTACCCGACCCTTCTTGCCCCAAGAcccgctgctgctgcggctgctACAGCGTTACATCTTCACCCCTTGCTGCACCCCATTTTCTCAGGTCAGGACTTGCAGCACCCCCCGAGTCACGGCACATGA